One Desulfobotulus mexicanus genomic window, TAATCACCGTTCCGTCCCCATATGTTTTAAGCAGCTCCTGCGGAGTTCCCATGGCAATGATGCGGCCTGCATCCACAATGGCAATTACATCACAGAGAATTTCAGCTTCTTCCATATAATGGGTGGTGAGGACAAGGGTTTTGCCGGATCGCTTGATACCGCCAACAATATCCCACAAATGCCGTCTGGCCTGGGGATCCAGCCCTGTGGTGGGTTCATCTAGAAAAATCAGATCCGGATCATTGGCAAGGGCCATGGCCAGAAGCAGCCTTTGTTTCTGACCTCCGGATATTTTTGCATTATCCTTATCCAGAATATCCTGAAGCTGACAGATCCTGATAAGTTCATCCAGCGGAGCTCTGCGATGATAAAGACTCCTGAAGACTTCAAGGGTTTCCAGAACGGTCTGGAGCAAAAGCAGCTCCGTACTCTGAAGCTGAATCCCAACCTCTTCCCGAAAGGCCCTGCCCCTGGGTCTGCCCTTGTATAGGATTTCTCCGGATGTGGGAGTTAAAATACCCTCTATCATTTCTATGGTGGTTGTTTTTCCGGCACCATTGGGACCCAGAAGACCGAAGCAAATTCCTGAAGGAATGCTAAAATCAATACCCCGGACAGCCTCAACTGAACCAAAATTCTTGACCAGATTACGGACCTCAAGCACGGGAGAACTCATGGGCTTTCCTCCAGAATCAGGC contains:
- a CDS encoding ABC transporter ATP-binding protein, translating into MSSPVLEVRNLVKNFGSVEAVRGIDFSIPSGICFGLLGPNGAGKTTTIEMIEGILTPTSGEILYKGRPRGRAFREEVGIQLQSTELLLLQTVLETLEVFRSLYHRRAPLDELIRICQLQDILDKDNAKISGGQKQRLLLAMALANDPDLIFLDEPTTGLDPQARRHLWDIVGGIKRSGKTLVLTTHYMEEAEILCDVIAIVDAGRIIAMGTPQELLKTYGDGTVITLATDALKDRIPDDFPWTLRRSEAGIAIHTDHPGETLKALVAMGADMNRLLVRAYNLEDLFIELTGRELRP